The genomic stretch cactctttttgggaaaagatcaaacattaccacaatatcacgtgatgaacttttcataatattttgtgcttcccataatcgtccagtgaatggtgccacttatatgttggcgagttttgacatccttattcaagatgaccgtgcaccgattcaaataggaggattgataactatgattgctaatgttattggattgcgccaacccatgcttgatttgaaccctttttgtggtattcagcctatgaatatacttttccttttcaacaccatgtttataggaaacctttgacctgaagagtttgaactattaattaacaaccaagctttttacctattcaccatgcctagcccaatgactagtgtccataaccgaaataattggctctacaacctggatggaataccttcttctgttagatctgttgaaaccatccaagattatgagattcTTGACAACCAGATTCCTAATGTTGAGTCTAATCCGcagacaccaactggttaccatgatgctgcctctccacctcatcctatcccgtccgcagaatcggcagtacctgatcttagacatcatatgcccggaactgattataataTCGCTATTCAAGttttgatgtcagaacaagatgccatTAGAGAAGAGTTAACTATGATGGGACATGAATTTTTGGAATACATGAGTAGAATGACAAATCaatttcacgagttgctacaccgtGTCAATTCCTTTGCTCCTCCGACGAGAGATTCTACAAGTGGCTAAAAGAATTGCAGTTAACTAGTTTTAGTCTTAGAAAATTTATAGTTTTGTTTGACAATATTTTTAATCTTAGGATTTATTTTTCGCATGTTCTATTTTATCTTCAGTCAAAtattacattatgtttatttttatgaaGCTTCTGGCATTATTGGTTAAATTAAATTTCATTTTGATTTATGCACTGTCTAAAATTACCAATGATGATATATATTGTATGCTACTACTTACATGGCTTATTAGAGAAAAAATATATATTCTATGGTGTAGTAAAGTAGCaaatataataaacaaaataataaaagtagcaaatataataaacaaaaccaaaataataataataaaaaaataataaagcACCCACGCATGCTGTCACGAACGTTTTGACCGTTGCATGATCAGatgtgtgacgagcgtaacgcaTGTTGTCACGGTCGCCACACCCCCATGGCGCCCGTCACGCATGCTGTCACGAGCGTGACAACCTGCTTTCTCGTGAAATGTTTTTGACCGTTGTCACGACCGTTACTCCCCTTTTCAATTCACCTTTATTCTATTCATCTCACCTCTTTATCCCCATTCAACTCACCTCCCTATCCCCATTAATTTTTTCTCACCCACTTCTCTTCCCAATTTCAAAACTCTTCCTATAAATACCTTCACTACATTTCTTCCTACACCACATCATTCCATTCTATACAAAAAAATTTCATCCTCttttcctttctccttttttttcTACCTACCAATCAAAATGGTGGAGAACCAACATCAAGTGCAATTTGGAAATATTATTTTCCGATTTGAAGATAGTAACTATCAACGGGAGCTGTTTGTTCGTTTCCAGCAACGCGGTGTCACATCTACCAGGTACCCAGATTTCAATTgcttacaagaattaggattacaTTAAGGTGTGTAATGGCTGCTTAGGTTATCCGATTTAACTTTTTTGTGCACACAAAATCACCCAAcatacccatcactcaccttggAGTTTTTAAGCTCTTATTCATACACCACTCCAACTGGTGAggacgagtacttaaccggtgTCGCAAAattccgtatgttcaacactgAGTACGCATTATCTCAAGAAcaattgagtgccatgctacatTTTCCTGAAGGAGACGacgtccacccaagaatccctccaaactcagaGTGGAACACGGTCACATTCGAACTTTTtggaaaaatatccggtgtggtAACCACCAATTGGGATGCATTACTTGCTTCACACATACacaaccccactatccggtattttatatgtattttgcaaaacaccatctttggaagatccaacaacaacaaagttaacgcgaaagaattattcttcctacactgcatcttttcagcaaatacaaaggtaaacgccgcctctttcttacttcaccatatccgtaccctttgtgctcgaggcaatcaaccttttgtgattgggggattaataaccaccatcgcACTCGGTTTAAATTTAGGGGTCCGACTTCAGAATTTGCAATCTTTGCCACCCATGtttatggatatcagctattgtcgctcctgccgcttaatcaaaaatagggtaggcgggaattattatcttatggtgaataaccaagaaatCCCAAGCGTCGTTATGCCCAACATTGCACTCATCGATGTTACTAACCCCAACAGATTCATCTACGATTTGAATGCTCCCGAACCTACCAtgcctacacaagcaaacccgccctcagacgagtttgatgaaatggagcaaggtgatcaagaTCCTGAACAACATTCTATCCCACATAATCCTTCTGATACTGTagctggtccatcctcccgacgtcgtcgaagaaaaaggcctgcaacaaatgatgacatcatggatgctattgaacatcaagcccaacggcttgatgccatgcatgcgcagaataacgaagtaatgcaactgatgcgccagatgcaacaacaacaacaagagaggaatgcaataaccgaccagaGGTTCACTGACTTGCTTAACATGTTTGATGACTTGGCAGTACGTGAACGATCACCGGGTTcgagaacaagaggacgcaggcagaattgagtttgggttccatattttttccttttctttcgttttttttaaaacattggggacaatgttttATTTAAGTGTAGGGGGAAAACTTTatttcaagtatgttatttccctttaaaaaaaaaaaaaaattcttaagtcaagtccctagtgtgaaattttttattatctattctcctcaattttcttgagccataacaaaattcaacacactcaataagtataaaggttgcctattttataaaacttgagtgaaattaagacaaaattattaccgccccaacactctaaaaacctcagcatgttagatcagcttaagtacctattataccaactccttgaacttttagttttatagtaaccccgagtagtttatacgagaagtcgacaccatcttaatagcaaactatgtggagagccgatgaatacaagtgaatgattcccaaaacaacatattaaaaatcaggaaatgcactaattaagttaggtgatccttacccgatcatttaatccaaaggtcgcggaccctacaaaaacatagtatgaacgatccattgtgagttggttcagcggtttctggtgctgaacttggtagggcggactacggtccgatcccccgcaatttgcaatagactaaataaagaagttatccaactcatgtaccagaacttctaactaagaggggatcagaatcgctaaccggttactccactatgtgcgcaaaaagataaagggcttaatgtgattttgctagaatgaaaacgggtgaaataagagtaaaagaactaggctgagctataatagcatgactcgaactggtttgcaaAAGGTGGGGTTATCTAGTGTTGTTACGGTAGTTTTCGATGTTAAGATTAAACTCAGGTTATTTCTAACGAGATTTACTTGCAAtctattacgaattgatgtgtgtttggaaatttcatctggctaatattttAAATTGGTTCCTACATTGTttcttgcttgaggacaagcaaaagtctaagtgtgggggagtttgataacatgaaactatatcacatttttagacttgatttaattaaattatatcgttatttgattcaatttattttatattattcgatattactcggtattttcttattatttatttcaggtatcattatttaaagcacgtgtgaaaaagaaagaagaggggtgcaaaaagaggattttCTAGGAAAAGCAGCAAGCTAAGCACCAAAGCCCAACCCACGTTTAGAACAAAGGAAATGACTGTCACGACCGCCACGAGCACATGCCGAGCGCCACGTCCTAAAacctagtgttacgaccgtaacacataatgtgacggacgtcacacattcCATCCTATATTTTAGGCTTTACGTGCGTAACGGAGTGGACGGTTTCCCCTAAATTTTCTCCTGCACTCTTAGACGTTTTGAATGACACTGAAGACCCATTCGAGGAAACAGTTATTTTTGAGAGgtgaatataaatagacctcacAAAAGCCAATTGAGCTCTCTTCTCCGTACAATTTTGCCAGCATTATTTTTCCAGCACTCTAAATTTCCAAGcaatttatttccttttcttttctagtttaatttccgaagcatacagtttattttctcacgatagtttctacaccggaaattattgtgtaattttactggatctaaccttacgttagatcatagtattttatttccttgtttttattttcctatctgattgagaattgtgaagaacaaatccaaccgacttgtggtggagtgttcgagcatcgaagctaggagataaaatccataattctagtatttttccaggttcattaattaattaatttatcattttaatttacatatgctttgttccgctgttttatatatatatatatatattatatatatatatatatatatatatatatatatatatattatatatatatattatatatatatatatatatatatatatatatatgtttgatatggccgtatttatgcatgattattgtttgtgcatgtttatcatgtctggctaattaatttagatatcggtatgtaaaaTAAGTGGAATAAAGGAATTCAAATTGAGTTGgttttaaatttatttcaaaatatagtcactccttttctggtctcaatttacagagttaataccaaggtttttgtacgagagtaaaagacataaagaagttaaaatcaatagaacgacggtttgagtttttaactcgatagtgtaaattgaacattaactttaaatcagggcgaaagcaatttttaaggttaattaaattctaatcattttcaaaaattatttttaaaagttaaatgtgaggacgagagttaaacatttaagtttaatcatataatctaagtcaacagagcgagagtttgagacgagggtgtttaaacggttagtattttctcaaaaggagtttctatagattctattattttcaaaaagtgattttagatttaacgaaatagtgagagcgtatgttaaaatataaagtcatagtctaattcaacagagcgagagtttgaggaaaagacttttaattaatagtgtctactgaaaagacttattttaaaattaagaaaaagaccaacgaagatttgattccccaattacgacgaactacatactgatatccatattatttgatattttatctagatccaaatttagttttactttccccctaatcattaaagtatcatccgccttagctttatgcagtaaccctagaaaaacggtagatcgattcattaagtccctgtgggatcaatatcttttaaaactacgcgattagactgtgcacttgcagttagtacctcgatagactcataaagtcgcgatcaataGACCTGTATAAAGGTTTCTATAGAGTCATGGAAAATCAAGTTCATTGCTCTTTGATATGTCGCACCATCATTTTTCATCTCGAATGGCATTACCACCCATTCGTGAGTCCCTAAAGCGCCCGACACCTAAACATTATTTTAGGTACATCATCTTCAATAATGAAGATTTGATTATACTCAGAATAACCATGTAGCATACTTAGGCATTCATGGATTGCTGTCGAGTCGACAAGCATTTATGCGACATGCATGAGGCATTCATCTTTAGGGGTAACTTTGTCTAAATATCTAAAATCTATGCATATCCGCAATGTTCCATTCTTTTTAATAATATGAACTATGTTAGCAAGCCATTTGACATACTTGGTTGTTATGACAAATTTAATTCTCAACGGTCTTTCGATTTCTTCTTTTATATTCGACATGATTGTTGGAGCAAACCCCCTTACTGTCTACTTTACGAGTTTCTTTCCCAAATGGATGAGTAACTTCAACTCTACTAGTTATCGATTATGGCCTGCCATTTCATCGTAGTCCCATGCAAAGCAACCTTTGTAGTTTTTTAGCAGTTGTATCACTTGGTTTTTTAGGCTTGAACCTATCTTGGTGCTAATATAAGTAGGTCTCTTGATTGGTCCATCCCTTAAGTCGACTTCTTCTAAAGGATCTTGAGCTTGGATTTTTCCAATCGAAATCATCGGATCTTTTTCAAAGTCCAAATGCTCATCATCATATATGCAGTCGAGTCCCTGGTCTAGTGTGTGATCAATAACTTTAACCAAATTGGCTTCACCAGCCATTTCGTATGTAACTTAACATCTTGAACCATTTTCCCTCGATTGTCGGTCACATAAGCCACAATCCGAGTCCGCGCATTCGATTCGATCACATTTTTTTGTCTTCTTAGCGAAACTTAGCTTTTTTAAACCAATTTTGCATGATTTTCAACTTTTTAAGAATATAGATGGGTGAATTTTTTCCCAATATCTACATGTAATTAGCCCGcattaaatataaatatttttgtaacaaaaaaaaattaaaataaacttTCTTAATTTTATAGAAAAAAACTTTTCACAAAAACGAGAGAGCGCTGATACGGTAATGTGAGTGGAGGGATCCGATCCCAAAAATCAAAGCTTTCCCGCCAAATTATCTCCTGCGCGTCTCTTTCTCTACTCTTCTCCATCGGAGACGAAAAGTTGCGTAATGCGTATCATGGATTTGGAACAGTAGAGCGAGTGAGTGTGTATCTTCAATCTGCAATCTGCCAAGTGAAATGGGAATCCATGGTCTATTACCGCTTCTCAAATCCATAATGCTTCCAATTCACATCAAAGACCTTCACGGCTGCTCTGTCGCCATCGACACCTATTCTTGGCTCCACAAGGGCGCCCTTTCTTGCAGCACTGACCTCTGCAAAGGAATACCCACTTCTAGGTCACTCACCCACATCTCACATATTCCTTGTTTTTTAGTCTCCTCTTTATCATTATTTTGCCAGGTTTTTCTTTAATTTTACACTTGGCACAAAATCAGCTAGTCAAaatttattttttagttttggGTTCATTCAATTTCGCATATGCTTATTTTCAATAGGTTTCAATTGAATTTACTACAGGCACATTGAGTATTGCATGCATAGAGTGAATTTGCTTCGCCATTATGGTGTTAAACCTATTCTTGTATTTGATGGGGGTTTTCTACCAATGAAGCTTGAACAAGAGAACAAGCGTGCTAGGTACACACTCTGATTTATTAGCTGGTTTTTAAACCATATGATCGAATAATCCTGTTAGTTTTTGTTGCGTTTTTGCTTAAGAAAGAACTATTTTTTATGCTGTAAGTGCAGGGTTAGAAAAGATAATTTTGAACGTGCAGTTGAACATGATTCGAATGGAAATTCTACAGCTGCATATGAGTGCTACCAGAAAGCTGTTGATATTTCGCCTGTGATTGCGCGAGAACTAATTCAGGTACAAAGGAATTCAGTTTATCAGAATTCAGAGAGATAGTCTGGATGTTGTGCATGAGATAGTAGATAGTTACATACACATTCACATGTGCTTCTCCTAAATGTTGAAACcctgttttttattttatttgtgaAAGGTGTTGAAGCAGGAGAATGTCCAATATATTGTTGCTCCTTATGAGGCAGATGCCCAAATGACATTCTTGGCAATTAGCAAACAGGTTGATGCAGTTATAACTGAAGACTCGGATCTTATACCATTTGGTTGTCCAAGAGTGAGTTTTATCAGGCATAGATTAACACACTAATGTCTTCTATTACCTGTATCTTTTTATAAGCTTGTATAATCTGTGTTTATACGGTATAATTCTCCTTAATTTGATAGAATACCTGACTCTTGACTGGTTTGTTTCTTTCATTAAAATTTAGATTATCTTTAAAATGGACAAGTTTGGTCAAGGTGTCCAATTTCAGTATTCCACGCTTCAAAAGAATAAGGAGCTTAGTTTTGAAGGGTTCAACAGACAAATGCTTCTTGAAATGTGTATTTTGAGTGGCTGCGACTATCTTCCGTCCTTGCCAGGTATGGGTCTCAAAAAGGCTCATGCAAGCATTAAAAAGTTTAAAAGTTATGACAAGGTAAGAATGTCTGATACAGTTGACGAGCATGTTTACTCAAGACCAAAGAACCTATACAAAGCCATTCACACCCACACCCACACCCACATAAAAACATCTTTTATGTACTTCTGACATGAAATTTGTTGTAATTCTGATGCCAATTGTAATTTATCAGGTTCTTAAGCACTTGAGATACAGTGGTATTTCTGTACCTCCCATTTATGAAGAGTCATTCAGGAAGGCTATACTTACTTTCCAACATCAACGGGTTTATGATCCAACTAGTGAAAATATTGTCCATTTGTCCGATATACCTGAGGATATTGGTGACGAGTTAGACTTTTTAGGCCCATATCCTCTCAAGGTTTTATTACCATTTTATATTGAATATTGAACTATTGATAAAAGTTTGCTATATTTTGTATGATCATCTGAGATTTTATTTTGAATAATACCTTAACCTGGTACACACCCTTGCCAAAAGATATAGCACAGGGAATAGCAGAAGGGGATCTTGATCcaattaccaaaatgccatttgAGGTACACCATCAAATTTTTATTTATCTTCACGCACACTTTGTGTGTTATTGTTAGAATCAATATATGAATTTCTAGTTACCATAAATCCCTTTATTTTTTGATCAAAGTAATTTAATTGATTTGTTCAGTTTTGGAACGTGATGGTAAGTTCAAATGGTGTTGAAAGAAAATGGATTTTGATGATGATATAAATAAGATCGACAGCAGTTGAAAAGATTGATCTATTTCTGTTGCCTTTATGTTGGCATGGGTGCAAACGAGTGTGTGAATTCTGCATATAACTTGGGTGATGTTTTCATTCTTATAATGATCTATACAAGGTTTTCTTGGTAATTAGTATGACCATTATACATTCTAATAATGAGACAATAGTTGTAATACTTTGATAAGATGCATGTTTATATGCTCAAGAAGTCATATTTAGAACAAAAGGAAAATGCTAATACATGGTTAATGTATTTTCATAACAAGTTAAGGTGACAGGTACCGGATATAGAGTGATATTAGAAATAGGAAAAAAATGAGCTATGCTCCCCACAATCAGAAAACATTTACTCTGTAAAACTAGGtatgaaagataaaaataaaGAAAACTAGAGAAGAAAACAGGAGACAACTCCTCAGTAAAGCTGCTCAGCTTGTCCAAACCTTTTCCCCCAAATTATTCCTTACCCTCCCATGTCTCCCCTCACTCCCTTTATAACCACCTCATCTCATTTCATACTCTGTCCCTTCTAATTCTAACCATTCCCTCTGTAATACTATACTTTATCACGAGCTTATCACAGGGTAAGAATTAGGGAAGCATGTATGTTCTTCAATTTTTTATTGCCTACTTGTTTAAAGGTATTGTATGTTGATGTCTATTTCTTTTGAAACTGCAGGGAGATAAATTTGTTGCCAGATTAGAAATTGCAGGAACTTCTcaattcaaaacacttaattctgAAAGggtgaagaaaaagattgatcTTCCCGTGCAGAAGAATCTCTTGACCAAGTATTTTTGTATCCTCTGAAGCATTCTACTTTTATTAAATTTAATCACTTTAGCATGTTTAAAAGGGAGGAATGCAGGGATGCATTCCGTGGTCCATAGGGATACTTCATGACACTGTTGATGCGTTGGCTGCCATTTTTCTCCAAAATATTATAACATTATAGTGTAGTTTGATCCATGTAGCTGACCCTATTTAGTGAGATAACACTTGGTTGATGTTGTATATTGTATGGCATTTAAGTAGTCTAGAAGAGGCAAACCAATTATTAAAGCCAAAACTATCTATGACTGCGCTGAGTCTTGAAAGTTTCCTCATGTGACATACTCTGCCGCTTTTAGGAAGCTTATTTTCTTCAATTCCTTATTAAAGTAATTTTTCCTTAGCAATGGAAGGTTTTGCATCTCTTGAAGCAAAACGGGAATTCAAAGCACCACGGACGTCACCTGCTACTGCTAACCAAAGTACACTGATTTCCTCTTCTGTCAAATCCCTGGAACATCAGACTTTAGAAGCTGCTGCTAGCGAAACAATGAACTCTGGTGCATCCTCAGTTGACTCCGAGAATTTAGGCAGCGGCTCTTCTCCTGATTGCTATGTACGTTGCCCGGCCTAGAGAACAATATAGTGAAATGCTGTTCAATGTTGCTTGTCAACCTCTTAGCTATTTTCTAACATTTTTTTCCTTTGATCAGATTGAAAACAGTTTTTCCTCCAAAACTTCAGACCTTATAGAATCACCATATCATGGTAAGAATATAGGCCAGTTAGTTTCTTTGGGTTCAAAACTCTACTCCATTATTCCTTTGCATGTGTTGGCTGATGCTCATTTCTTTGTCTATGTGAATATAGTATCTATGGCAGGAGAGAAGAAGGGAAGTCCTGATCATACAATATTGAGACAGCCTAGGCAGCCAATTCATAAACCTTGTTTGGGGTTGCATAAGGAGCACGAGCTCATGAATGTCCAAGACAAAGTTGAAAGAAAAACCAAGGAGGTAAAAAGAAAGGTAGTTGTAAGGAGTCCTTACTTTCAGCAGAAGCAAGTAGAAAAGAATGCTTGTGATGAGAAACAAGAGCAGCTGTCCTCTGGCATCTTCGTCGATGAGAGAAAAAATGGCATATCTGGAGGTGATTTATGTAGCAGCCATTTGAAGAACAAAGACTTGAAAAGGAAGGCCTCCCCGAATGACAATACTCAAAATGTAAGATATTTTTTTCACATTGAACCTTTTGTTTTCTTCAACACTTTCTCCTATTATATTCATGTAGTGATGGTTTGAATTTCTCCAGGAAAATTTGCAGGCCAGGCAAATGCATCCTACTTCATCTACTTATGATAATGGTATACTTCAGAAAGTTATCTGTTAGCTCATATGTTCTTTCACCTTCACAACTAAAATAGCTAGTATCAATTATCTTGCTATTCCAGCTATTATGTTCTTTGctttaattttaattttatttattattctATACGGTGGCTGCTATTATTGTTATTGTTGCACCATCTTTTATGACCGTAACTTTGCTACTTCCATAAAAGCTTTTCTTTTACGAAAGTGACCTTGCTACTTAGATAAATCCTTTTCTTTTACGACAGTGACTTTGCTACTTTACCATGAAAATGACTATTACTGGACAGTTATTTTGACATATTAAAGGATATTAACTTTTCCTGCATTTAGCAGACCGCAATCTTGGGTGTACTTTCATGCACGGTATGAGTCATATGGCATGTTTTAATTGAAACAGATGACAAAATGCTATAGTGGAGGAAATGATGAGTCAAATATTTAAATAGATCACTTTAGGTGTAATCATGAACAGAAGCATCTCTGAATTCTGTTATTTCTTGAATTTAGGTTGCTCTGATCACAATGTTGACGTGCCATTCAAAGAGGATTGTGCTGAAGAAGAAAATTTTGGGACAAACATTTCCCATTTAGGCCATTATTCAGAAATAGCCGAGAAGTCTTTGGAAAGATTTGCCTCTGTAATATCAGCTTTTAAATATACACCCGGCTCTCGTGTCAGTGGTCTACGCGCTCCGCTGAAAGATGTTCGCAACACTCGTAACAACAATAGGTAATGTTTTTCTGCCAGGATCCTGGATTCACTGTCCCTTGGAGTTTCATATCAGTATAATGATCTGTAATCTTGTATATATACAGACCAACAGCTGCAGAGTTCAACAAATATGCATACGTGCCAAAACTATCAAAGACTAGAAGAGTAGCTCCTGATATTTGTAAAACTCGTAATACTAGGTAATTTACTTCTGTCATTAACCAAATATTATTGTTCCTTGGAGTTTCCTATCAATATTATGGTTTATGACTATATACTTCTACATGTTTATCATAGGCCAGCAGCTGCGGATTTGAGCCAATTTGCTTATGTGCCAAAACAGAGACTTGAAGAATAGCTTCTGGAAATTGGTTCAAGTTGTTTACGAAGAACTTTCCAGGTTTGATTCGGGTTTATGTCACATTCACTGGACACCATTCTTCCATAGCCAGGACCCGTATTGAGTTAATTCTTGGGAGGTTTAAATT from Lathyrus oleraceus cultivar Zhongwan6 chromosome 7, CAAS_Psat_ZW6_1.0, whole genome shotgun sequence encodes the following:
- the LOC127106068 gene encoding exonuclease 1, whose protein sequence is MGIHGLLPLLKSIMLPIHIKDLHGCSVAIDTYSWLHKGALSCSTDLCKGIPTSRHIEYCMHRVNLLRHYGVKPILVFDGGFLPMKLEQENKRARVRKDNFERAVEHDSNGNSTAAYECYQKAVDISPVIARELIQVLKQENVQYIVAPYEADAQMTFLAISKQVDAVITEDSDLIPFGCPRIIFKMDKFGQGVQFQYSTLQKNKELSFEGFNRQMLLEMCILSGCDYLPSLPGMGLKKAHASIKKFKSYDKVLKHLRYSGISVPPIYEESFRKAILTFQHQRVYDPTSENIVHLSDIPEDIGDELDFLGPPLPKDIAQGIAEGDLDPITKMPFEGDKFVARLEIAGTSQFKTLNSERVKKKIDLPVQKNLLTKYFCFASLEAKREFKAPRTSPATANQSTLISSSVKSLEHQTLEAAASETMNSGASSVDSENLGSGSSPDCYIENSFSSKTSDLIESPYHVSMAGEKKGSPDHTILRQPRQPIHKPCLGLHKEHELMNVQDKVERKTKEVKRKVVVRSPYFQQKQVEKNACDEKQEQLSSGIFVDERKNGISGGDLCSSHLKNKDLKRKASPNDNTQNENLQARQMHPTSSTYDNGCSDHNVDVPFKEDCAEEENFGTNISHLGHYSEIAEKSLERFASVISAFKYTPGSRVSGLRAPLKDVRNTRNNNRPTAAEFNKYAYVPKLSKTRRVAPDICKTRNTRPAAADLSQFAYVPKQRLEE